CAGACCCATCAGCAGCGAGTGTGTAAATTTAGCGACCGAGTGCGCTATAACCAGTGTGGCGCCCTGATCACCCTTCACCGCGGCCACTTGTTCCTCAGCTTCACGCACTTTCCGAATTATCGGCAGTGCGTCGTCCTCATCTTCGATTTTGAATTTCGGTTTGGTATGCGTGAGCACCGGTAGAATCGTGCAAGGCGAATTGCCACCGATGACGGGCACTTTCACGATGGACGCATCCACTTGCAATTCGTCGGAGATGAAAGTGCGAGCACGCACCACATTGTGTGTGGTGACACCGAATAGGCGGTTAGGATCATGCGCGTCTTTCTGTAATGTAGAGTAAGATATTAGTGCTTTCTCTTATTGGTTTGTTAAAGTAACATTCGCTTACCGTTTTTAGTACCTCCGCTGCTAACGGCACAATCGCATTGGTTGGACCTGTCACAATCGCAATCAATGCTTTCGGACAGACTTCGGCGATGGCTGGCATAACCTCAAATATAATACCGGAGTTTTGTTTGAGCATTTCATCTTCGGACATGCCTTTCTTGCGCGGTTGACCCGCCACAATGACAACGACATCAGCGCCTTTTTGAAGTACAATTAATAAGATGTGTTTAGCATATTCTAAAGGCGGAATCCTTCACTTACAATACAAAGCTTTTGGCAGCATCTCAATTTTTTCGAAACCAGCCACTTCGGAGTTCGTGTCCACGTGTGACATATCCAGCGCCATACCAATAGCCTTCTTCAAGTCGTATAGCGACAGCACTGTGACGAGATCATCACGTTTGAGCAAGAGAGACAACGCCTGACCCACATTGCCACAAGCGCCGATGACACAAACCCGACTGTTGCTCTAGAATTTCACGAAGAATCGATTAGTTAATTTTTGATCCTAAGAATAATCTGAAATCAAGCTTCTTTTACCGTTTGCGTGGTCGAAAATTGTCTGCCTAAACTGGAGAATGTCTTCAAAAGCATGCGCGCATTACGCAGCATATTTTAGATTTGTCTTCTATGTTCTGCTCCAGCGAATGCGttgaaattattcaattattcgtaagcttatttttatttttttgcttataatATCGACTTTGCTTGACGTTGTTGATGTAACTGGAAATACaactttgttaaaataataGTTCAAAATGTCTGCGAGAggtgatttttaatatttgtaaatttatacacAGACCGCtacggcttcgcacgggttgaaacaaacatttcaaatgttataaaatttttcacacgCTCCCATACCTTTAAAAACGTAAAATGAAACTTTACACCAATATTTATAACGAttacaggaaacggaagtctCATAACGGAAAATGGCGGATATGATACAAACCGAAGTCTTCCATGAAcaggaaacatttatgttaagccctGAAGCTAACGTTGCTTCCGTCACTAAACACTTTCTGGAGAAGGGACGTATCCTGTCCAATTTCCACTTCCATTATTTTGACGTCTGCTCTATATCGAACATCTGTTTCCGGTTGCTTCGTTTCCGGTTCCGGCACATCattcccatatctggttccagttgactcattccgtttccggatgccccaCTTCCAGTTCCAGTGACCAATATTCAGCCatcccatatccggttccggcaaCATAGTTATCCACGTCCGGTTCCGGATGCCCAATTTCCGGTTGCCCCATGAGAtcaatgaccccgcccagatcatGTGATCTCAATTCGAGGTcacatgatatttttgtttacaggtcaataaCCCcgtccagatcacgtgatgtcaattcaaggtcacgtgatatttttgtttacaggtcattgaccccgaccagatcacgtgatgtcaattcaaggtcacgtgatatttttgtttacatttttgagtgaggtcaatgaccccaccctgatcacgtgatgtaacatcaaggtcacgtgatatttttgtttacatttttgagtgaggtcaatgaccccgcccaAATCACGTGATgtaatttcaagatcacgtgatatttttgtttacgtttttgagtgtggtctttggtgtccgatgtccttagatttaatatttatttaataccctcacctgggaactgtTTTCAGAAAGtttagattctagcaataaatatagcctatgttactcgagctgaatgtagctttcgaatggtggaagaatttttgaaatcggcacagtagtttttgagtttattcagtacaaacaaacataccattctttcctctttataatagtagtatagatatcgGAATTAACAAGTGTCTTTATTCTGTTAGGATATAAAGAGGTGAAATACGAAACGACACGGATAAAAGTGCTTCTATCGAGAGTTTAATGTAATCCGATATAGGAGTGTCGGATCGCGAACCATCTAAACTCACTACTTAAAAACTCAAACAGATGAAAGCTTTACAAGTGAAAGCTTTACAAATGAAAGCTCGGGTAAAAGAGTAACTTAACGATTAAGCTTAAACACTTTTATCatttaacgatttttttaattgaaactctACACTTGAAAGCTTTTCAGGTGAAAACTCGAGTAAAATAGCGAAATATCGATCTAGTTTGACGTACAACGACATTTTAAGACCTTTATTATTTAAGGAAACTTTCTATTTGAAAGATGGAAGACAAGTGGAAGCTGTACAGATTGAGCAGAACCTCGATTAAAATGGTACAATATCGAACAAATCGAATATTTCTTAATCTATCAacatttaaagtatttaatttcgataaaattcaaaaaaagtgTTCGAAATCGAATTTAGTAATAAAAGCATATGCAAAATACACTCTAGAGTTGCCAACACAAGCTAAACTGATTAAGAATATCCCCCGTGCATCATGCGACAGGGGTCATTTGTATAAAAACAACATGGCATTGCTGCcgccaaaaatatgcaaaatcgcaacagaataattttaacaatttcaccCGATGCCAAAAGCTAGAGCACCACGCGGGCATACCGTAACGTGcagagttgccacttaattGTAGGTATGTAATCGCATGAGTATGCTATATTGGCGAGGGGCagcatatttgaattttattattgcaaTATTCAATTCGCCGCGATTCATATCACAGCGATGTGTTTCGATTACATTTCCTACTATTATTCGTGAGTGCCATGTATGCCTGTATGTATGGGCTTGTGTATCCTGCAACGAACGGGCTTATAAGGATATTGCATTGCGCTTGCGAATCATAAAAATTTGTTAACATATTTCACGTgagaaattgataaaatttcCCTGCTGCTGCAAGCGATTGCCGAGCTGCTGTGCCGCGCGCTACTTGCATACATACGGACATACTCGTATGCATGtgcttatttaataaatatgaattcgTTAGTGTTTATGGCGTTAGCTATACATTACCAGGCACTCTGctagttgcagttgttgtttgttgtttttaagcctTCTTTTTTTGCGACTCCCTGCCGTTGCATCAAATATGCTGCAGGATATTGAACAGCCATTTAGTGGCACGAGCACCAGCATTGACTGGTTCGGCGCATCGTCACATCCATATGCATGGAACTACCCATAAATATACGCACACGCGGGGCATATGCTAACATTTTTTGCCGTTTCCTCCCAGCatgcatacgagtacatatatttGCCAAAGCTTGCCTGCGCGTATGAATAGATGCTAGTTGGCAGTgggaaaaaaaattgcattctctGAGTACTCCTCAGGCGATTTGCGCTCCAACTTCAATGGCAACAGCAGACACAACAGAAGGAATAACAACATACAATTTTTGTGCCGTTGCAACAACGCCGAAACGGTTGCGGCAACTGGGAGCTTTGCGGAATCTTGTTTGCCTTGACAATGTTTGGAGGGGGAAAAAATATCTCAACTTTTTATACGTAAGCCATCTGTGTTTTAATCCTGGATTTGGTGAGATTTTGGTTTGGGTAGTAGGGAGTTTTTTTACGTTTTCCATGTGGCGGTGCTTAGTAATTCCTAGGAGGAAATGAGCTCAGAAGTATCAAAAAATGTGCGGTAATATAAATATCTCGAGGCTTACTATATagtatgagtttttggaagattCTAGGCCACTACATGTTTTGACGAGTTTTTCAGTTGGATCCTAGTGACTCTTCTCATACTTTTGCGAGAAATCCAGTAATAACCCCAAGTAACTTTTATATTTCGGGGTTCCTCAAGACCTATATATAGCAAGTTCCATAGGTCTTTAAACACCATAAACGAGATCATATATTAAATTCTGTTATTCTATTTTAAACCAGTTCAAAAGCTAAGAACACGGGAACACGGGATAAAACCATCAACTATCCTGAAATTGTTCGAAATTGGCCcatatcttctcctagctccatCTCATCATGAAAAACGATCAATAATGACCTATCTTAATAAAATCTGATCATTACACCTTTTCACCCTGACttggtaccaaaaaaaaaaatggaccCAAATTTCATATTGCTCTAGCGTTCTTATATCGAATAGGAGGTTCCATGGTATATAAATCGGTTAGTGTATAAATATTGACATTATTATGCGAGAAAAGGCAATTGTGGTTTGGTATCAAAACCGgaaaatatctgtatatactTTCTGTCGGACTCCATATAACTATATACCGATTTATACCTGTTAGAATGGCTTTAAAGTGAATATATCTGATGGAAAGTGATAGAGAATGAATGCTTCCGATCATTTTGCTAATAGCGTAAGGCTAATCCGTTCTAAGAGAGACCCCAAAAGGTactaaatttcttcaaatagcGACTATTGAATATTTCAAACTCGAAAAATTCGTAGCAAATTATTCCAGAAGGGCGCTCAAACCCCTCAACCAACAGCATGAATCCCTACTTATATATTGTCTGTATATATCTGTacacaaacaactacaacatttacatatatatgtagtataagcTCCTTCCTTGGACCGAACGGAACGGATATGCAAGTAAATAACAGAAATGTTATAACCAACGGGAGAGGGAGGCGCGTAGGAGGTAGCACGATGCCTATGGGGCCTTTACTGCCTGTCGATACGTTTGCAGTTGCAATTGGGGAATATTGTGGAATTGGCAATAAATTCGCTGCTGACATATCGTTTGCATATTTCATGTTACATTCGCCTATGTCTCTATCGTCCTTAGAGCGCCATGTTTTCCTTTCAGGATTTTTTTCTGCgccgatttttttcattctaaATCTGCTCTTTCCGTGCACAGCACTTaacatgtacatgtgtatgttgaTGGTTCACATATTTGGGTATTCATTATTTGTTCCAACTGTCGTATTTATTTACAGCGAAGCAAACGGCGAATAAGTGGAAAACGTATAAATAACTGAATTATTCAAGACATGCATAAGCTGTTTGTTGCAAAATCGAAAAGTTTTGAGCTGGCAAATAAAGAGAGAGAGGGATAAGTGCAGTGCAAACAGTCGTTTAGTACTTTATGTgcttgttgtaattatttttagacTCTCACAGGCTTTTGAGGTTATTAATTTTCAGTTCGAATATTaaatgatttgttattttaattagaGGTTAACCTAAGTActggtttaattaaaaaagcacAGGtgtctcaaaaattatttataagacCCTCTCCTGAGATCTGCTATACTTCTGTCCCTTAGACTTCTTAAATTGCTTGATATAATTCTTCATTAAAAGTTAAAAGTCCCGTCAACTCTCTACAAACATAAGTCGAAATCAAGATTTAATTACGAAACACTCCCGAAATTCGTACTACAATTCATTTCAAAATGCCATCAAGGTTTATTCATGCCATTAGGGTAACTTTTCTGCACCCATTTTGAGTTTAAAATGAGTAAATTTTCGCTTGCAAGTGTTATGAAATTGGAAATCATATAAATACTCTTAAGTAGTTCTTTCAATGTAATCGTATCAAGGTCAGCGGTGTCGATGGGCTTATTGGATTTACGAGAATTTGGGAGTAAACTTAGCTACATTGCCAAAATTTGATAAGccaaaaatatgtacaaagtAGACTTTCGAAGTAGCTGACTAAATCAGAAGTGGTTGCATAAAGATCGCAACTGGTTCATCTCATTTGAATCGTAAGCAGAAACGACAATTATTTTCTTAGGTTAGTGTAAGGTGTTACTATATCTGTAAAAATTTTGGGTAACCTGTTTCAACGAGAAGGCAAGCAGGCGAGAACGAAAAACTTATTGCATTGCAGAGGCACTCAAGATACCTCAACTAATTTTCCCGAGCCATTCAGAGCCTAAGAGGACTTTCCTTTGATAAAAAGCTAGTTGATAAGGAATGTCTAAAGAAATGGTTAAATAAATGAACCGAACTCTAGCTAGGAATAATATTCTTACCTCTCTCTGCCGAATTGTATACCAAATCTGGCTCCCTGGGATCTGTTCCCCTTCCCGAAGTCAGATAACTACGTTATATAAAGAAACGTCTGTAAAATGAGGTTGTAACAGTAATACGTGGATGTAACTAAAGACCTTCCAGGTCCAGGCCTATGGGTTGGGTTAGGTCAGGTTTTACCAGCACATAAACTAGGTAAGGttgggttaggttagattagattagattaggttaggttatattaggttagattagattagattagattagattaggttagattagattagattagattagattagattagattagattatattatattatattagattatattagattagattagattagattagattagattagattagattagattagattagattagattagattagattagattagattagattagattagattagattagattagattagattagattagattagattagattagattagattagattagattagattagattagattagattagattagattagattagattagattagattagattagattagattagattagattagattagattagattagattagattagattagattagattagattagattagattagattagattagattagattagattagattagattagattagattagattagattagattagattagattagattagattagattaggttaggttaggctaAGTTAGGCTAAGTTAGGTTAGGAAAGGTTAGGCTAGGTTAGGCTAGGTTAGGCTAGGCTAGGTTagactaggttaggttagaataggttaggtaaggttaggttagataaATGGACAGATCTTCAGGACTGCAGAGGATCTCACTTAGACTGTTCTCAACTGTTTATGTCACTCAAACACTTCTAACGGATTAAAAGACTCTGGATTTGATAAGGCGCTTGAACTGTATTACGTAGTTCTCCGTCCATCGGGTCGGGTCCGTCGAATGCCTGCCTATCGAGGTGTTTAATCgcagtctggcgaatgctggcaTGTTTTCGGTCCACCGCGGGTCAAAAAGACATCCCAACTGCCCTCTGGATATAAGTTGATGAACGATTTCAGTAATGCTTTTACTTTCGTCGATCAAAATGTCGATATTGAAGATTCGTGTTAAAGGAAGGAAATTTTCCGTATTAAAATCTTTTAGTTCCAACTACAGCAACCACTTGGTTACGCAGCAACAACATTTTCTTTCATTGCAGTACTTTCCCAAAGCTCGACTCGAAAGAGCAAGTTTGCCAGCACATAAACTCTGCTACGTCATTAACATTTCCGAGTCCAGTCCAGCATCCACTGCTGCATAGCTTATAGCACATCAACACAAGTTTGTTGTAGCTTAACaacatgaaaatatgaaataaaaagaagTAAGGACTCCgaagcaaaaatgaaaaaatataaacttgtATTTGTAACTGTGTATACATAACTTTGCGATTGAGGGTATTGAGGTAAACTGTAGACCGTAAAAGTATGCACATAAACATTTTCAATGGCCTGGCAATTATTATAGTAACTGCACGCTGCTCGCTGCTCGCTACTCGCCCATAGGCAGTCAAGGTGGTGCGCCAGCCAATGACTTCACAGCATTTGCGACGCTTCAATGCACAACTTTTCGCTTtggctttgcttttgtttttgtttcggtgaatttttttttgtttttgtttacggCATACAACTTTGTGCACGCGAGATTTGAGTCGTTAAGAGTTTCAGTTGCGctcaaatattcataaaacataattttgtcTCGATTTAATTGTGACCGCAGGCaacatacaacagcaacaacaacagcaaataaatagtgcagcaacaacaatgaaaatatttacaaataaccaATAGCCAACAAAGAGAGAAATATGGCCAGCATGAAAGGCagtaaaatatgcatttatgattattggaaaacacacgcacacacatgcatatatacaaacaattacAGTTGCGGGTATTTACAGTGGCACTTACATGCATGTTGTTTGTGTTCAAGCCTCTGTGCTTCGaagttatgaaaaatatgtGAGCGCAGAATAAATAACGTAATTATTTGCACGAGAAAAATTCCGAAATATTTAACTACACATAAACTCTGCAACACAACGGAgcaactgtacatacatacatacatatattctcgcAATATATGAGCAGGTAAGCAAACAGAAAGCATGAAATTTATTACGCATCACAAGGACATTGGTTTTTGTGGATTACGCCAAGTGAGCTGTAAACTTTTGCGGGTTCGAACAATTCTCCGTGGCTGCCGTGCACTGCCTGGCGGGTCACTGTGTAGCGCTGCCGCTACGGAGTGCGGGTGTCAGGCGCAAATATTTACAGTCGCACTAAAAAGGTAAGGCGCTGCAGCATTCGAAAAAGTAGTGATGGAGTGATGAAGAAATGGAGAGCGAGAGAAAGAGTGTAAGAGAGTGAGCGTGCAAAAGGCATTTCATTGGATTAATGGCGCGTATTGCTGGAAGTTTCCGAACCATTGATTGAATGTTACAATGTCGAACTGAAAATACTCAGAATGTGCAACTTTGTTATACATAATTAGCGGCGTTGTGGAGAACGGGTAGACGAAGTCTTACTTGTAATCGCGTGTAATTGCaaagcatatattttattttgctacgTTAATTATCCTTAAAGTTGTTTGGCTCTAATGTTGTGCGAGATTTGTTGCATGGAATG
This portion of the Zeugodacus cucurbitae isolate PBARC_wt_2022May chromosome 3, idZeuCucr1.2, whole genome shotgun sequence genome encodes:
- the Mdh2_1 gene encoding malate dehydrogenase, mitochondrial codes for the protein MLRNARMLLKTFSSLGRQFSTTQTSNSRVCVIGACGNVGQALSLLLKRDDLVTVLSLYDLKKAIGMALDMSHVDTNSEVAGFEKIEMLPKALYCADVVVIVAGQPRKKGMSEDEMLKQNSGIIFEVMPAIAEVCPKALIAIVTGPTNAIVPLAAEVLKTKDAHDPNRLFGVTTHNVVRARTFISDELQVDASIVKVPVIGGNSPCTILPVLTHTKPKFKIEDEDDALPIIRKVREAEEQVAAVKGDQGATLVIAHSVAKFTHSLLMGLAGKGDPKECAYVESAVTDSAFFLKLGKQGIEKNLGIPDLAKFEAELLHELMPELKESIKKGIDFAKKTKK